In Bogoriella caseilytica, the genomic window GAACTCCTCGAGCTTCGGGTTCCGCGGGCTCGGGCAAGCCGGTACCGACGCGGATGGGCTGGTCTAGTCTAGCGTGCAGACGCCCCGAAGCCTGTATTTCCACAGGGATTCCCACAGGCGGTGATCGGGGTCTCGCCGGCTGTTGAGCACTCATCCATAGGTGTCGCGCGGACCACGGCCCGGCACCGAACGCAGGCCACGTTTCCAGCTCGGACCCCCCGGACCAAGCACCGTGATCCGGGTGACCGTTCCCTCGCCGACCTCCTCAGCCAACCGCTTCTCCAGCTGGGGCAGCAGCAGCTGGATCTGTGTGGCCCAGGCCGTGGAATCGGCGCGCACCACCAAGGCTCCGCCGTCGAAGTTCTCCACCTGGCAATGGCCGGCGATCTGCTCCCCGACGATCTCGGCCCACCGGCCCACCACACCGCCCACGCCGACGTCGGCGGTCCATCCGCGCTGCAGGACCAGCCGGGCAGCGATGCCCCCCAGAAGCTGAGGATCGCGACGCGACGGGCCAGGGCCGGAGATGCCGTAACCCATGCCCGGACCCGGCCGCCACCGTGCCGGACCAACGGAGCCCTCGCCGTCGTGCAGGTCCTCGTCCGAGACGTGCTGGTGGCGGGCAAATCCGCCCCGGCGGAGTCGAGGCGGGGCCGCCGGGCGCAGTCCCTTGTCCCGGGCCGCCTGGCGAGCACGCTCCAGAGCCAGGCGCGCCGCCCGATCTCGGGAGTCTTCCTCCTTGTCGATCGGCACCGCCGGCTGTGCCGCCGAGCCCGGCGCGGCCGGTCGATCCGGCCCCTCAGCTCTAGTCACGGTTGACCACGCCCGCGTTGACACTGAACCGCGCCCCCTGGAGGGCCTCGGGTACATCCTCGGCCACCGCGGCGGTGATCAGCACCTGCTGCGCACCGGCGACCATCTCGGCCAGCCGCGCTCGCCTGCTGGTGTCCAGTTCAGCGAACACGTCATCCAGGATCAGGATCGGCTCGCCGTCCTCGCCGAAGGCCTCATCGTCCCGGAGCAGTTCGTAGCTGCCGATCTTCAGGGCCAGGGCGTAGGACCAGGACTCCCCGTGGCTGGCGAAGCCCCGGGCCGGCAGAGTGCCCAATGTCAGAGCAAGCTCGTCGCGGTGCGGACCCACGAGGGCGACCCCCCGTTCGAGTTCCTTCTCTCGGACGCGAGCCATCGCCTCGATCAACCGCTCACGGACGGCGGACTCGTCGAGCAACGCCGTCTCCCGCTCGGCGGCCTGCTCGCGAGCCTCATCTGCGGGAGCCCCGGTGCCACCGAGCAGCTCTGGGCCGGGATCCGGAACACCATCAGCGGAATCGATGCTGGCGCGATAGTCGATGCGCGCACCGGAGGCTGCCGAAGACACGCGCTCATAGGCCTGGGCCACATAGGGCCTCAGTTGGCCCACCAAGCGGGCGCGCGCGTTGGTCAGCTGCGCACCGGCAGCGGCGAGCTGACCGTCCCAGACATCCAGCGTGGACAGGTCCGGTTTGCTGCCACGCCGTGCCGCCGCACCCGCGGACTTGAGCAGCGCTACCCGCTGGCGCAACACCTTCTCGTACTCCGCGCGCACTCCTGCCAGGCGTGGGCTCAGTAGCGTGGCGAGGTCGTCGAGGAACCGACGCCTCGTCCCGGGGTCGCCCTTGACGAGCTCAAGATCTTCCGGGGCGAACAGCACGGTGCGCACCAGACCGAGCACCTCTCGGGTGCGCACCGGCGAGCGGTTCAGTCGGGCCCGGTTGGCCTGACCCGCCACGATCTCCAGCTCGACGACGCTCGGGCGGCCGCCGCGGATGACCTTGGCTCGGACCACCGCGCCGGTGCTGCCCTGGCGCACCAGTGCGGCATCGGCGGCGACGCGATGACTGGAGAAGGTGGAGAGGTATCCGACCGCCTCCACGAGGTTCGTCTTGCCCTGCCCGTTGGGCCCGATGAACGCATTGGCGCCCGGCTCGAGCGCCAGGACGAGTTCGTCGTAGGAACGGAAGTCGTCCAGGGCGAGGTCAGAGAGGTACATCCGTCTGCCGCACCGCGTGCCCTCCGAATTCCTGGCGCAACGCCGCCACAGCTCTCATGGCCGGTGAGGATTCCTGGCGAGAGGCGAAACGGGCGAACAGCGCGGCCGAGATCACCGGGGTGGGCACCGCCTGCTCGATCGCTTCGAGCAGGGTCCAGCGGCCCTCGCCGGAGTCGTCCACCCAGTCGCTCAGTTTGCCCAGATCCGGGTCGTCCTCCAGGGCTTTGACCAGAAGTTCCAACAGCCAGGACCGCACCACGGTGCCGCGCTGCCAGGCTCCCATCACAGTTCCGGGATCAGGAATCAGTTCGGGGCGAGTGGCGAGCAGCTCGTAACCTTCGGCGTAGGCCTGCATGAGCCCGTACTCGATGCCGTTGTGCACCATCTTTGCGAAGTGGCCTGCGCCGACCGGGCCGGCGTGGACGAAACCCTCAGCTGTGGGGCCATCAGGGCGCAAAGCAGCGAAGACGGGTTCGAGATGCTGGATGTCGTCCTCGGACCCGCCGGCCATCAGGCCGTATCCGTTCTCCTTGCCCCAGATCCCGCCGGAGACACCGACGTCGACGTAGCCAATCCCGTGCTCGGCGAGCATCTCGGCGTTCTTGACGTCCTGCACGAAGTGCGAGTTACCGCCTTCGACCACCACATCGCCCTCACCCAACAGGGAGGCAAGTTCGGTGAGGACGGCCGTGGTGGGCTCACCGGCCGGAACCATGACCCACACCGTCCGGCGCGGGGCGGGCAGAGCAGCCACCAGCGCGGGCAGATCGGGAACCTCGCTGACCTCGGGATCGGTGTCGTACCCGGTGACCTCGATGCCCCCGTGACGTAGGCGTGCTGCCATGTTGGCACCCATGCGACCCAGGCCGATCATGCCGATGTGCATCTGCGCCTCCTCGTGAGTGGCGTCCTCGAGGGATCGCCGAACTAGTGGCTTCGCTCAGCCGGCAAAGCGGATGGGCATAAGCAGGTAGCGGAAGCTGGAGTCGTCATCGCCCTCAGCCTCCGCCTGCCCGGTGAGCACCGCGGGCTTCGAGGGATGAGTGAAGGACAATCGGGCATGACTGGTGCTGAGGGCACCGAGGCCGTCGAGGAAGTAATGCGGGTTGAACGCCGTGGTGATCGGCTCGCCGACCAGATTCGCTTCGAGGGCTTCCGAGGCTTGGGCGTCATCACCCTGGCCGGCTTCGAGGACCACCTGTCCGTCGCTGAAGGACAAACGGATCGGGGTGTTGCGCTCGGCCACCAGGCTCACGCGCCGTGCGGCGGCGATCAGCGGCTCGGTGTCAATGACAGCGTGAGTCGTTGTTTCGTCGGGGAAGAGCCGCCGCACCGGTGGGTAGTCCCCCTCGACCAGCAGCGAGGTGGTGCGTCGTCCTCCGGCCTCGAACCCGACCAGAGCAGGACCGGCGGTGGCATCGGTGCTCAGGGCGACATCGATGGACCCCGCGGAGGTCATGGACTTCGCGACGTCGGACAGCGTGCGTGCACGGACCAGCGCGGTCATGCTCGCGGCCGGGTCAGCAGGGGTCCAGGTCAATTCACGGAGCGCGAGCCGGTAGCGGTCGGTGGCGAGGAAGGTGACCTTCTCGCCCTCGATCTCCACCCGGACGCCGGTGAGCAGAGGCAGCGTCTCGTCACGGCTGGCGGCGATGGTGACCTGACTGACGGCCTCGGCGAGAAGACCAGCGTCCACCGAACCCGAGAGCTGCGGAATCTGAGGCAAGGCCGGGTAGTCATCCACCGGCATGGTCAGCAGCGTGAAGCGTGAAGCGCCACAGGTCAGGGTGATCTTGGTGCCCTCGAGGCTGACGTCCACCGGCTTGGCCGGCAGCGACTTGCAGATGTCCGCCAGGAGGCGTCCCGAGACCAGGACGACGCCGGCCTCTTCCACCTCGGCTGCGGTCTCGGACCGGGCCGAGACCTCGTAGTCGAAGGTGGAGAGCACCAGGGATTCGGCGGTGGCCTCAATGCGCACACCGGCGAGGACAGGCACGGCCGGTCGCGTGGGCAGGGTGCGAGCCGTCCAGGTGACAGCTTCGGTCAGGACATCCCGTTCGACCCGGAACCTCACGATGCGACCCTCTCTCGACGACGAATGACCCCGGTATGTCACGACCGAGGTGGCAGGCCAACCCTATGCGAGAGCCTCGCCATCTCGGTACCACCGTGACAAGCCTGGCGATCTGCAGGGATCGCTTGGCCCTGTGTCATGTGGTCTGAGCCGTCCACAGAGATCCCTGAAGAACAAGATCGTAGTCGTCATAGCCTGTGTGGATTCTGTGGACGACAGGTATTGGTGCAGGTCAACCCGACTACGAGCATGTGCACGCGATGGTGGGCGAAGGTGTGGGGAACTCCTGTTGGTGGTGGATGCACAGAGGTGGCCGATGCTCGGTCCACCGAAGAGATGTCATTCGTCCACCGCCGTGAGGGTGGTTGTCCACCGTCATCCACAGGGTTGTGCACACCTGTGAAACCGTTACCTGCTGTACACCTGGCGCCAGGGTGCGTGCGGGAGCGTTTACTGACTGGCCTGGTGCTTGATGCGGTTCGTCAGCTCGGTGACCTGGTTGAAGGTGGAGCGCTTCTCCGGCATCTGCTGGCGGATCTTCTTGTCCGCGTGCATCACGGTGGTGTGGTCGCGGCCGCCGAAGAGCTGCCCGATCTTGGGCAGTGAGAGTTCGGTGAGCTCGCGGCACAGGTACATCGCGATCTGGCGGGCGTTGACCAGCATGCGCGAGCGGTCGGCCGAGCAGAGCGCTTCGACGGTGATCGAGAAGTAGTTCGCCGTCTGGCTCATGATCAACGACGGCGTGATCTCCGCACCCTCGGGATCGGTGATCAGGTCCTTGAGCACCATCTCCGCGAGGGAGAGCTCCACCGGCTGCTGGTTCAGGTTCGCGAAGGCTGTGACGCGGATGAGGGCGCCCTCCAGTTCGCGGATGTTCGTGGAGATCCTCGAGGCGATGTACTCCAGGACCTCTGGTGAGGCCTGCAGGTCCTCATTGACGGCCTTCTTGCGCAGGATCGCGATGCGGGTCTCGAGGTCGGGGGGCTGGACGTCGGTGAGCAGACCCCATTCGAAACGCGAGCGGAGCCGGTCCTCGAAGCCCTCGAGCTGCTTGGGCGGCTGGTCGGAGGTGATGACGACCTGCTTGTTGTCGTTGTGCAGCGTGTTGAAGGTGTGGAAGAACTCCTCCAGCGTCTGCTCTTTGCCCCCGAGGAACTGGATGTCATCGATGAGGAGCACTTCGATGTTGCGGTACCGGCGCTGGAAGACCTCGGCCTTGTCGTCACGGATGGAGTTGATGAAGTCGTTGGTGAACTCCTCGGAGTTCACATAGCGCACGCGCACGCCGGGGTAGAGGTTGCGCGCGTAGTGGCCGATGGCGTGGAGCAGATGGGTCTTGCCCAGCCCGGAGCCGCCATAGATGAACAGCGGGTTGTAGGCCTTGGCCGGTGCTTCGGCGACGGCGGTCGCGGCAGCGTGCGCGAAGCGGTTGGACGATCCGATCACGAAGGTCTCGAAGGTGTACTTGGGGTTCAGCCGCGCGGAGTCGTTGTTGCCGTTCTCCGGCGCCGAGGTCCCCCACTCCTGGCCCTTGCGGGAGGGGCGCTCGCCGTCTTCGGCCGACGCCGGGGTGGCGGAGGATCGGGCGACGGCCGGCGCGTCAAAGACGTGGGACGGTGCCGACGCGGCGGGGCGGGCAGGCTCGGCGGTGGGCGGGAGGTCCTTCTCCAGGGAGGGATCGACCGTGACGGCGAAGCGCACGGGTTCGCCGATGGCCTCGCCGAGCGCCTTCGTGATGGATTCGCGGGCCCGGGTCTCCAGGAACTCCTTGGCGAAATCGCTCGGGACGGCGAGCAGGATGGTGCCGTCGATGACGCCGAGTGCGCGTGTCATCCCGACGAAGGCGAGCTGCGCCTGGGTGATCTCGCCGCGAGAGGTCAAGAGTGCGACCGCGCGGTCCCAGTCGTCGACGATCGAGTCGCTGTCCGGCACGATGACCCCTCCGTCGGCCACGGCACCATGGGGCACCGAGCTGTGAACAAGATTGAAGTGCGAGTCTGCCACTCCGGGGCGTCTTCCACATAGTTCTCCACAGATGTGGGTATCGTCTGCGGCGGCGGCACGCCCGCCATGATGCGGAAGACGGGGAATGTCGCCACTGGCTATCCCAAGGCCTCTGCGGCGTCCTTCGTCCACAAGTGTGTACGCGGGATCACGGCAGTGCTGGGCGCACGAGCCGTTGACCACCCCTGCCCCCTCACGTATCGTGGCGAGGTCGTCTCGGCTCCGGGCTGCCCGCAGTGGTGTCCATGCCGACTGACCGCCAGCAATGCGGACTCCGATCACGGAGAATCCGCCCCGATCCACCTGTGGAGTAGTGCCGTGAGCAAGCGTACGTTCCAGCCGAACACCCGGCGCCGTAAGAAGGTGCACGGCTTCCGCCTGCGGATGCGCACCCGCGCCGGCCGCGCCATTGTGGCTGCCCGCCGTCGTAAGGGCCGCGAGAAGCTGACCGCCTGACGGCTGCCCGCCGTCAGCTCGCCTGCCGTGCTCCCGGCCATTCACCGCATGCGCGGATCCGCGGATTTCACTGCGGCAGTGCGTGGTGGACGGCGTGCTGGGAGCCGCCGGCTGGTGGTGCATCTTCAGGAGCCGACGAGTGAGCCGCAGCAGCCGGCGCTCGTCGGCTTCGTCGTGTCCAAAGCGGTCGGTGGCGCCGTGCAGCGCAATCAGGTCAAGCGGCGCCTTCGTCACCTGATGCGGGAGCGGCTCTCGGCTGTGGGTGCCGGGGCCCGTATCGTTGTGCGCGCATTACCGGCAGCTCGCGGAGCGAGTACCGCCGAGCTGGCCGCTGATCTGGATCGTGCACTGAACTCCGCACAGCGGAGACGACGGTGACGACCTCGGGGGCAGAGCGCCCACCCGCCAGCCCCCCGGAGAAGCCGCGCAATCCCCTGGTCTGGCTCCTGATCGCTCCGGTGACGGTGTACCGCACGGTGATCTCACCCTGGTTACCCCGCACGTGCCGGTACTACCCCTCCTGTTCCACGTACGCGATCGGTGCTCTGCGTCGGCACGGATTCTTCAAAGGGCTCACGCTCGCGGTGTGGCGGATCCTTCGGTGCAACCCGTGGAGTCTCGGTGGGGTGGACATGGTGCCGGAAGTGGGACGCTGGCGGCCGGAGCCCTATCACCGGCCACATGAGGAACATCAGGCCGGTGATGGCGAGGGTCGGGGCGCGGTCAACGGGCCCCGAACGACGTAGGCTCGGACAAGATGTGCGCTCAGCGCACGTGACGGAATCAAAAGAGGAGCACACTCCGTATGGGTTGGTTTGACACGATACTGTTCCCGATCAAGTGGGCAGTCGCGTGGATTCTCGTCACCGTCCACGACGGGCTGGTGCTGCTCCCCTGGCTCGAGCCGGGATCCGGACCGGCCTGGGTGCTCTCCATCGTTGGCTTGACCCTGGTCATCCGGACGCTGATCATCCCGCTGTTCTTCAAGCAGATCAAAGCTCAGCGCGGCATGCAGTTGGTGCAGCCGGAGATGCAGAAGCTGCAGAAGCGCTACAAGGGCAAGACCGACCCTGCGTCCAAGCAGAAGATGCAGCAAGAGATGATGGCGCTCTACAAGGAGCACGGCACGAACCCCTTTGCTTCGTGCCTCCCGATGCTCTTGCAGATGCCGATCTTCTTCGCGTTGTTCCGGGTGCTCTACTCCCTGGAACCGCTGGCGGCAGGCACCTACAGCGGTGGTGAGTCCATTGGCCGCCTCACCCAGAGCCACGCTGAGGAAGCGCTGACCTCCACGCTCTTCGGTGCCCCGATCTCCTCGACCTTCCTCACTGCTGAGGGAGACGAGACGGTGATCGTGCGGGTCGTTGCGGCCTTCCTGATCGTGATGATGTCGGCCACGATGTTCCTCTCTCAGCGTCAGCTGACGATGAAGAACATGCCGGCCTCGGCGCTGGACAACCCCTTCGCCAAGCAGCAGAAGCTGCTGATGTACATCTTCCCGTTTATCTTCATGATCACGGGCGTGTACTTCCCGATCGGTGTGCTGATCTACTGGACGATCTCCAACCTGTGGACGATGGGGCAGCAGTTCTACACGATCCGGCGACACCCCTCCCCGGGATCCGAGGCCTACAAGGCACGACAGCAGCGCATCAACGCCAAGCGCGCTCGGAAGGGCCTGCCGTCCCTCGAGGAAGAGGAGAAGGCGAAGTCCGGGCAGAAGCAGGTGGAGGCCGCACCGGAGAAGACTTCCGGTCAACGGCAGCAGCCGAAGCGCAAGGATCGCGCGAAGAAGGATGTGACGAAGCCAGGTGGCGCGACCCCCGCAGGGCTCTCTGGTGAGATGAGCGCTGCCGAGTCGGGCGGCAGTGCCTCGAGTGCCGAGTCGGCGGAGAGCCCGAGCACAGGCGGCGCGGAGTCTGAGGTCGAGGCAGCTTCGCCAGGTGCCTCGAACGGCCGGCCCGGTGCTGGTCAGACCAGTTCGACCAAGGCTCCTCAGGGCATGACGCCCGCAGAGCGTGCCGAATGGCGGTACCGCCAGCGCATGGAACGCATTCGGCAGAGCAAGAAGAACTAATGGACTTGATGCGTCCGAAACTCGGAGGCACGCCGCGGCTGCGGTGACCAAGCAATGGAGGCATACAGGTGACTGAGGCGACCACGACCGAGAGTGCAGAGCGCTCCCCGCTGTCCGCTGACGTGAAGCGACTCGAGGAAGAAGGCGAAATCGCGGCGGACTACCTCGAGGAGTTGCTGGACATTGCGGATCTTGATGGCGACATCGAGATCGACGTCGAGAATGACCGCGCAGCGGTTGAGATCATCTCGGAGACTCACGGCTCGCGGTGGCTTCAGCGCCTTGTCGGGGACGACGGTGAGGTGCTCGATGCCGTGCAGGAGCTCACTCGACTCGCGGTCCAGGCCAAGACGGGCGAACGTAGTCGCTTGATGCTGGACATTGCCGGCCATCGTCGAGCACGCAAGGCCGAACTCGCTGCTCTGGCTGCCGAGGCGATCACGGAGGCGAAGTCCTCCGGAGAACCGCAGCACTTGGCGGCGATGAACCCCTTCGAGCGCAAGGTGGTGCACGACGCGGTAGCCGCGGCGGGCCTGACTTCCGATTCCGAGGGCGCCGAGCCCCATCGCCACGTTGTCATCCAGCCGTAGGTTTCACGTGGAACCTTCCGAGAACGATGCTGGCCCGAATGGGGGCACCTCGGACGCCGGGGACGCCCCGGAAGGGGGCACGGTCGAAGAAGCCTCGGTCGCCATGCGCGACGTCTTCGGACTCGCCTGGGCGCCTGTTCAGCGCTTCGCAGAGCTTCTGGTCGCAGAGGGTGAGTTGCGCGGTCTGATTGGGCCGCGTGAACTCCCCCGGCTGTGGAGCCGGCACCTGGCGAACTCGGCAGCGGTGGCGCCCTACGTGGGTGAGGACGATCGCGTCGCTGACATCGGATCGGGCGCCGGCTTCCCCGGCATCGTGCTCGCGGCCATGCGGCCCGACGCAGAGGTGCACCTGCTTGAGCCGATGGAGCGGCGGGTGGTATGGCTTGAAGAGGTAGTCGAGGAGCTGGGTCTCGAGAACGTGGTGATCCAGCGTGTGCGGGCGGAGGAGCTGCATCGGAGGGAACGATTCGATGTGGTGACAGCTCGCGCTGTGGCCGCGATGGACAAGCTGGCGCGGGTGGCCATGCCACTGGTGAATGGCGGGGGACGCCTGGTCGCCCTCAAAGGTCAGCGGGCCGAGGACGAGGTCGAGTCAGCGAAGTATGTCCTCCGGAAGTTGGGGGCGGTGGAGACCAGCATCGAACAGGTTGATCTCGGTCCCGAGGTGGAATCAGCGACTGTCGTGCTGGTGACGAAACGGGGCTGAGTCTCTCGGCCTGGCCGGTCCGGATGCACGGGCGCCAGCATTGCGGTCGACCAGGCTGTATCGATGACTCCGAGGCGTTCTGGATATGGGCCGAAGGGTCCGGCGCCTTGCGTGGACGTGCTGCACACTGACGGTGGTGCGAGCTGGAGGTTGGCCAACTTCGCCGGTGAGTTCCTCGTTGGCACCGTGACATCGACGCGACCGTGACTCGATCGCAGCGTGGATAGGCACTCGATGGCGATTCATGGGTCGAGAGTGACTTGGTCCATGGGGGTTGTTCCACGTGAAACCTGACGTATGGCGGGGGCTTTGCCGTCTCTTCTGAGGTACGTTGCGAGCAGGTATCGGGAGCCCAGCGGGTTCGTCGTGAGATAGCCCCGGCCCCGCTATGACGTCGGGTTGCAGCGCCGCCGCCGCGACATCCAGATTCGTGTGACGTGGGGTGTTCGACCTGGCGGAGGTGGAATCAGTGCTGCTGGCGCCCGCGCGGTGCCGCCTCTCATTGCGTGGACGTGGGTTGGTACGTGCGGCGAAACGCGAAGGTCAGTCAGAGGCCGAGTAGTCGGTTATTGCGGTTTGTGATGGTCGTTTGCCGATGGGCCGATAGAACGGTCGGACGTGGCCCGGTGGGCGGGTTGGCGGATGGCCGGCACCGAGGTTCCACGTGAAACCTGAAAACATCGGTTATGGCCGCGTGACGGTCGGGCACCGCGTGCGGTGAAGCTCTGTGTGACACGTATCGGGTGGTCCGTACGCGTCGCGGGAGCAGCGCCCGAGTGAGTCTGGAGCTGACGCCCGGCGACGCAGACCATGCGGACAGGCGTCGGCCACCTCATTCGGTAGGACCCGATCTTCAGACTGGGCGAGGTCCGCGGACCGGTTGCCCCGCTGCCCGGACAGAGATTGGACCAGCGATGTGGCGTAGCCGAGGCGTCTCTCGTGAAACGGTGAGTACTTCCTGGTGACCAGGGATGACCCGCGAGGGCCATACATGTACGGCCGCCGCCATGCCGTACCGGACCGCAGTACGGCGAGACAGTGGCATGGGCACGCATATCCGCCACTAAGCCGGCGTCAGCCACGTTTCACGTGAAACGCCGTGCACAATCCGCCAATCCGAATCCACAGGGAACGTCTGGCCCACAACCGCGGCCGAGGCAGGCCGGATAGCATGGCACCGAGAGCCCCGCGGCAGATGTGCGGGCGTGGTCTGAGAGAGGTTTCGTGGGGTCTGACGAGCGCAGCGAACTGATCGGGAGCGTCCCGATGGCAGATGAGTCGACACCGCTCGCGGCACAGCTAGCGGAAGACGCGCGGCGCCGAATCGCATTGCGCGGTGCGCGCTTCGACAAGCCAAAGACCACACGCGTCATCGCCGTGGCGAACCAGAAGGGCGGGGTCGGGAAGACGACGACCGCCGTGAACCTGGCAGCGGCCCTGGCCAAAGGTGGGCTCCGTGTGCTGGTGATCGACAACGACCCGCAAGGGAATGCCTCCACCGCACTGGGCATCGAGCATCGGGCGGGTACGCCGTCGATCTACGACGCCATCATCGAGGAAGCACCTCTGGGTGACATCGTGCAGCAGAGCGACGTCATCAACGGGT contains:
- the rpmH gene encoding 50S ribosomal protein L34, with translation MSKRTFQPNTRRRKKVHGFRLRMRTRAGRAIVAARRRKGREKLTA
- the recF gene encoding DNA replication/repair protein RecF (All proteins in this family for which functions are known are DNA-binding proteins that assist the filamentation of RecA onto DNA for the initiation of recombination or recombinational repair.); this encodes MYLSDLALDDFRSYDELVLALEPGANAFIGPNGQGKTNLVEAVGYLSTFSSHRVAADAALVRQGSTGAVVRAKVIRGGRPSVVELEIVAGQANRARLNRSPVRTREVLGLVRTVLFAPEDLELVKGDPGTRRRFLDDLATLLSPRLAGVRAEYEKVLRQRVALLKSAGAAARRGSKPDLSTLDVWDGQLAAAGAQLTNARARLVGQLRPYVAQAYERVSSAASGARIDYRASIDSADGVPDPGPELLGGTGAPADEAREQAAERETALLDESAVRERLIEAMARVREKELERGVALVGPHRDELALTLGTLPARGFASHGESWSYALALKIGSYELLRDDEAFGEDGEPILILDDVFAELDTSRRARLAEMVAGAQQVLITAAVAEDVPEALQGARFSVNAGVVNRD
- the dnaA gene encoding chromosomal replication initiator protein DnaA; protein product: MVPDSDSIVDDWDRAVALLTSRGEITQAQLAFVGMTRALGVIDGTILLAVPSDFAKEFLETRARESITKALGEAIGEPVRFAVTVDPSLEKDLPPTAEPARPAASAPSHVFDAPAVARSSATPASAEDGERPSRKGQEWGTSAPENGNNDSARLNPKYTFETFVIGSSNRFAHAAATAVAEAPAKAYNPLFIYGGSGLGKTHLLHAIGHYARNLYPGVRVRYVNSEEFTNDFINSIRDDKAEVFQRRYRNIEVLLIDDIQFLGGKEQTLEEFFHTFNTLHNDNKQVVITSDQPPKQLEGFEDRLRSRFEWGLLTDVQPPDLETRIAILRKKAVNEDLQASPEVLEYIASRISTNIRELEGALIRVTAFANLNQQPVELSLAEMVLKDLITDPEGAEITPSLIMSQTANYFSITVEALCSADRSRMLVNARQIAMYLCRELTELSLPKIGQLFGGRDHTTVMHADKKIRQQMPEKRSTFNQVTELTNRIKHQASQ
- the yidD gene encoding membrane protein insertion efficiency factor YidD, which encodes MTTSGAERPPASPPEKPRNPLVWLLIAPVTVYRTVISPWLPRTCRYYPSCSTYAIGALRRHGFFKGLTLAVWRILRCNPWSLGGVDMVPEVGRWRPEPYHRPHEEHQAGDGEGRGAVNGPRTT
- the rsmG gene encoding 16S rRNA (guanine(527)-N(7))-methyltransferase RsmG is translated as MEPSENDAGPNGGTSDAGDAPEGGTVEEASVAMRDVFGLAWAPVQRFAELLVAEGELRGLIGPRELPRLWSRHLANSAAVAPYVGEDDRVADIGSGAGFPGIVLAAMRPDAEVHLLEPMERRVVWLEEVVEELGLENVVIQRVRAEELHRRERFDVVTARAVAAMDKLARVAMPLVNGGGRLVALKGQRAEDEVESAKYVLRKLGAVETSIEQVDLGPEVESATVVLVTKRG
- the rnpA gene encoding ribonuclease P protein component, which encodes MLPAIHRMRGSADFTAAVRGGRRAGSRRLVVHLQEPTSEPQQPALVGFVVSKAVGGAVQRNQVKRRLRHLMRERLSAVGAGARIVVRALPAARGASTAELAADLDRALNSAQRRRR
- a CDS encoding DUF721 domain-containing protein, which gives rise to MTRAEGPDRPAAPGSAAQPAVPIDKEEDSRDRAARLALERARQAARDKGLRPAAPPRLRRGGFARHQHVSDEDLHDGEGSVGPARWRPGPGMGYGISGPGPSRRDPQLLGGIAARLVLQRGWTADVGVGGVVGRWAEIVGEQIAGHCQVENFDGGALVVRADSTAWATQIQLLLPQLEKRLAEEVGEGTVTRITVLGPGGPSWKRGLRSVPGRGPRDTYG
- the yidC gene encoding membrane protein insertase YidC, which codes for MGWFDTILFPIKWAVAWILVTVHDGLVLLPWLEPGSGPAWVLSIVGLTLVIRTLIIPLFFKQIKAQRGMQLVQPEMQKLQKRYKGKTDPASKQKMQQEMMALYKEHGTNPFASCLPMLLQMPIFFALFRVLYSLEPLAAGTYSGGESIGRLTQSHAEEALTSTLFGAPISSTFLTAEGDETVIVRVVAAFLIVMMSATMFLSQRQLTMKNMPASALDNPFAKQQKLLMYIFPFIFMITGVYFPIGVLIYWTISNLWTMGQQFYTIRRHPSPGSEAYKARQQRINAKRARKGLPSLEEEEKAKSGQKQVEAAPEKTSGQRQQPKRKDRAKKDVTKPGGATPAGLSGEMSAAESGGSASSAESAESPSTGGAESEVEAASPGASNGRPGAGQTSSTKAPQGMTPAERAEWRYRQRMERIRQSKKN
- the dnaN gene encoding DNA polymerase III subunit beta, whose translation is MRFRVERDVLTEAVTWTARTLPTRPAVPVLAGVRIEATAESLVLSTFDYEVSARSETAAEVEEAGVVLVSGRLLADICKSLPAKPVDVSLEGTKITLTCGASRFTLLTMPVDDYPALPQIPQLSGSVDAGLLAEAVSQVTIAASRDETLPLLTGVRVEIEGEKVTFLATDRYRLALRELTWTPADPAASMTALVRARTLSDVAKSMTSAGSIDVALSTDATAGPALVGFEAGGRRTTSLLVEGDYPPVRRLFPDETTTHAVIDTEPLIAAARRVSLVAERNTPIRLSFSDGQVVLEAGQGDDAQASEALEANLVGEPITTAFNPHYFLDGLGALSTSHARLSFTHPSKPAVLTGQAEAEGDDDSSFRYLLMPIRFAG
- the gnd gene encoding phosphogluconate dehydrogenase (NAD(+)-dependent, decarboxylating); the protein is MHIGMIGLGRMGANMAARLRHGGIEVTGYDTDPEVSEVPDLPALVAALPAPRRTVWVMVPAGEPTTAVLTELASLLGEGDVVVEGGNSHFVQDVKNAEMLAEHGIGYVDVGVSGGIWGKENGYGLMAGGSEDDIQHLEPVFAALRPDGPTAEGFVHAGPVGAGHFAKMVHNGIEYGLMQAYAEGYELLATRPELIPDPGTVMGAWQRGTVVRSWLLELLVKALEDDPDLGKLSDWVDDSGEGRWTLLEAIEQAVPTPVISAALFARFASRQESSPAMRAVAALRQEFGGHAVRQTDVPL
- a CDS encoding protein jag, which gives rise to MTEATTTESAERSPLSADVKRLEEEGEIAADYLEELLDIADLDGDIEIDVENDRAAVEIISETHGSRWLQRLVGDDGEVLDAVQELTRLAVQAKTGERSRLMLDIAGHRRARKAELAALAAEAITEAKSSGEPQHLAAMNPFERKVVHDAVAAAGLTSDSEGAEPHRHVVIQP